The stretch of DNA GACCTGCCCGAGGGCATGAGCGTGCCGGAGGGCCCCGACAACATCGCCGTCCGCGCGGCGCAGCTGCTGCGCGAGCGGCTCGGCGACCCGGACCTCGGCGCGGACATCGCGATCCGCAAGGTGATCCCGGTGGCCGGTGGCATGGCCGGCGGGTCCGCCGACGCGGCCGCGGCCCTCGTGGGCTGCAACGAGCTCTGGGGCGGTGGGCTGGGCCGCGCCGACCTCGAGCCGCTGGCCGCCGAGCTGGGCAGCGACGTCCCGTTCCTGCTGCACGGCGGCAATGCGATCGGTGGCGGCCGCGGCGAGACCGTCAGCCCCGTCCTGGCCCGCGGCGGTTACCACTGGGTGTTCGCCACGTCGTCCGAAGGACTCTCGACCGCTGCGGTCTACGCCGAGTTCGACCGGCTCAACCCGGGCGCGCCCGAGGTGCCCGAGGTGCCCGACGAGCTGATCAACGCGCTGCGCGCCGGCGATGCCCACGCGCTGGGGCGGGCCCTGTCCAACGACCTCACCGATGCCTCGCTGTCGCTGCGCCCCGAGCTGGCAGACACGCTCGAGGTCGGTCTCGAGGCCGGCGCACTCGGTGCCGTGATCTCGGGCTCCGGTCCCACCACGGCCTTCCTGGCCGCCTCCGAGGAGCACGCGCTCGACCTCGCGATGGCGCTCGCCAGCACGGGGTCGGCCGCCGACGTCATCCAGTCCCGTGGACCCGTGTCCGGGGCGCGGCTCGTCTGATGCCGCCCCTCGTCGTCGGCGAGCGCATCGCGCAGTCCTTCCCGTCCGGCACCGTCCTGTCCGACGTCACGATCGGCGTCGGCGACGGCGACCGGATCGGCGTCGTCGGCCGCAACGGCGACGGCAAGTCCACCCTCCTGCGCATCCTGGCCAAGCGGCTCGAGCCCGACTCCGGCCGCGTCACGTGGCGCCGCGACCTGCGCGTCGGCGTCGTCGAGCAGGACGACGTCCTCGACCCGAGCCTCACCGCCATCGGCTCCGTCGTCGGCGACCGGCCCGAGCACGAGTGGGCGTCCGACCCAGCGGTCCGCGACGTGCTCGCGGGGCTGATGGGCGACGTGGACCACCACGCCGAGGTCGGCACCCTCAGCGGCGGGCAGCGGCGCCGCGTCGCGCTGGCGCGCACGCTGGTGCGGCGCTGGGACCTGCTGGTCCTCGACGAGCCCACCAACCACCTCGACCTCGAGGGCGTCACGTGGCTCGCCGACCACGTGCGGCGACGGACCGAGGCTCTGCTCGTGGTCACCCACGACCGTTGGTTCCTCGACGAGGTCTGCACGCTGACGTGGGAGGTCCACGACGCGCGCGTGGACGCATACGAGGGCGGCTACGCGGCCTACGTGCTGCAGCGCGTCGAGCGCGACCGGCAGGCCGCCGCCAGCGAGGAGCGGCGCCAGAACCTCATGCGCAAGGAGCTGGCCTGGCTGCGACGCGGCGCGCCCGCCCGGACTTCGAAGCCCAAGTTCCGCATCGACGCGGCGAACGAGCTGATCGAGCGCGAGCCGCCCGTGCGCGACTCGGTGTCCCTGGCCAAGCTCGCCACGGCGCGGCTGGGCAAGGACGTCGTCGACATCCTCGACGTCTCGGTCTCCTACGACGACCGGCCCGTCTTGCGCGACGTGGAGTGGCGGATCGGTCCGGGCGACCGCGTCGGCATCCTGGGCCCGAACGGCGCGGGCAAGAGCACCCTGCTCGGCCTCGTGACGGGCGAGGTGACGGCCACATCCGGCCGGGTCAAGCGTGGCAAGACCGTGAAGATCGCGGCCCTCACGCAGCACCTCGCCGATCTCGACGCCGTGGCGGACGACCGGGTCAGCGAGGTCGTCGGCCGCAGGCGCACGTCCTACGAGACCGAGGGCAAGGAGATGACCCCGGGCCAGCTGCTGGAGCGCCTCGGCTTCACCTCCGCCCAGCTCTCCACGCCGGTGCGCGACCTGTCGGGCGGCCAGAAGCGACGCCTGCAGCTCATGCTGATCCTGCTCGACGAGCCGAACGTGCTGATCCTCGACGAGCCGACGAACGACATGGACACCGACATGCTCGCGGCCATCGAGGACCTCCTCGACACGTGGCCCGGCACCTTGCTGGTGGTGTCGCACGACCGCTACCTGCTCGAGCGCGTCACCGATCACCAGTTCGCCGTCCTCGACTCGCACCTGCGCCACCTGCCGGGCGGGGTGGACGAGTACCTCCGGCTCCGGGCAGCCCAGCCCGTCGCCGCTTCCGGCGCCCCCGCGAAGCCGGCGGCGCCCGCGTCCTCGTCGCAGCGCGGTGGCCAGAACGAGCGCCAGCTGAAGAAGGACGTCGCCCGGATGGAGCGCCAGATCGAGCGGCTCACCGAGCGGATCGCGGACCTCGACCGCGCGATGGTCGACGCCTCGACCCAGCCCTCGCGGCTCATGGAGCTCGATGCCGAGCGCCGCCCGCTGGCCGAGGAGCTCGAGGCCACCGAGGAGGCGTGGCTCGAGGCCTCGGCCGAGCTCGAGTCCTGACCCGCGGGTCAGCCGTTGAAGTGAGCCGTCAGGGTGCGCAGCGCGTCGGCGACGTGGTCGCGCTCGGACTCCGGGAGGTCCGCCAGGATCGTGGTCTCCAGGGCCAGCAGCGTGTCGAGCGCGCCGTCGACGCGACGGCGGCCCTCCGGCGTCAGCCGCACCAGCACGCCGCGCCGGTCGGAGGGTGCGGGGCGTCGCTGCACCAGGCCGCGCTGTACGAGCCGGTCGACGCGGTTGGTCATGGTGCCGCTCGTGACCATCGTGGCGGCGACGAGGTGGCCGGGGGAGAGCTCGTACGGCTCACCCGAGCGGCGCAGGGCCGAGAGCACGTCCCACTCCCACACGTCGAGCTCGTGCGTGGTGAAGGCCTGCTTGCGGAGTCGTTCGAGGTGCTTGGCCAGGCGCATGAGCCGGCTGAAGACCTCCAGCGGGGAGACCTCGACGTCCGGGCGCTCGCGGCGCCACGCCGCGACGATCTCGTCGACCTCGTCCATGTCGCCACGGTAGACCATCAAGAATCTTGACGTAGAGATAGTTCCCCGGAGGGCTTCACGGGGCGCCGGCGCATCGTGCGGCTCCGGTAGCCTGAGGCCACCGATCCCCGGTTGGTCTGCCGGCAGGGCCCGCCTGACTTTGAATCAGGACTAGCGACGTAGGTTCGACTCCTACCCGGGGAGCCGTCTCAGCGGTAGAAGCCCTCACGCAGGTTGATCCCGTGCTCGACCCACACCTTGAGGGCGGCGAGCATCCCCGTCCAGCCCTCGCAGTTGCCGAACGCGTTCGTGGCGCCCTCGGGCGTCACCGTCCACGACTGCTCGGAGATGGTGACCAGGGTGCGGCCCTCGTCGCCCTCGACGGGCTCGAGCTCGAACGTCGTCCGCGTCGTGCCGGTCTCGCTCGTCGTCGCGTTGCCCTCCCACTCGATCACGAGGCGGCGGGGCGGGTCGGCCTCGACGACGGTCACCGGGAAGCGGCCGGGGTAGTCGTGGAAGTCCCAGGTCACCTCGGCGCCGGGCTCGAGGCGGCCGCGCGCCCCGCCCGTCGTGAAGTACCGGGAGAGCTGGTCGGGGTCGACGATGGCCTCGTACACCTCGACGCAGGGTCGGGCGATGCGGCCGGAAATGGTGAAGGACAGGGTGTCGAGACGTGTGGAAGGGCTCATGTGTTGTAAATTTACAACATGAATGCCGCCACGAACAGGAGTGACGACGACCTGGTCTTCAAGGCCCTCGCCAATCCCGTCCGCCGGCGGATGCTCGACGCGCTCCGCGAGGAGCCCCTGACGACGGGTGCGCTCTGCGCGGCATTCGACGACCTCGACCGCACCACGGTCCTGCAGCACCTGCGAGTGCTGGAGCGTGCCGAACTGGTCACGGGTCGGAAGATCGGTCGCGAGCGCCACCTGTCCCTCGCCCCGCTGCCCATCAAGCGCATCCACGACCGCTGGATCAGCGACTACGCCCGCGCCGCGGTCGACCTCCTGGGGCGCCTCGACGACGACTGACCCGCTGTGCTCGCGGGAGGCACCTACACTCGGAAGGTCGTCAACGAAGGAGTGCCGTGAGCGAGCAGGTCACCGCGATCGTCCTGGCCGCAGGGGCCGGGACGCGCATGAAGTCACGCCGGGCAAAGGTGCTGCACGAGATCGCCGGGCGCCCCATGCTGGGCCACGCGCTCGACGCCGTGCGGGCCGCCGGGGTCGACCGGGTCATCACCGTCGTGGGCCACGACCGTGAGCAGGTCGAGGCCGCCGTGGCCGCGCTCGACCCCTCCGCCACGATCGCCGTCCAGGTCGAGCAGCGCGGCACCGGCGACGCCGTCCGGGTGGCGCTCGACGCCGCGGGCGCCGACGCCGCCACCTACCTCGTCACCTACGCCGACGTGCCGCTGCTCTCGGCCGAGACCCTGCGCGCGCTCGTGGACGAGCACCGCGAGAACGGCCGCGCGGTCACGATCCTGACGTCCGAGCCCGAGGACCCCACCGGCTACGGCCGCATCCTGCGCGACGGGACCGGCGCCGTCGTGGCGATCCGCGAGCACAAGGACGCCACCGACGACGAGCGCGCGACCCGCGAGGTCAACAGCGGCATCCTCGTCGTCGACGGACCGTTCCTCGACCGCGCCGTGCGCGCGCTCAGCACCGACAACGCGCAGGCCGAGCTGTACCTCACGGACATCGTCGGTCAGGCCGTCACCGAGGGGCTGCCCGTCGGCGCGCACGTCCTGGAGGACGTCTGGCAGACCGAGGGCGTCAACGACCGTCGCCAGCTCGTCCGCCTCGGCCGCGAGCTGAACACGCGGATCGTGAACCACTGGCTCGCCGAGGGCGTCACGATCCTCGACCCCGGGACCACGTGGATCGACACCGGTGTGACGATCGGCCGCGACACCACGATCCTGCCCGGCACGCAGCTGCTGGGCGCCACCACGATCGGCGAGGGCGTCACGATCGGACCGGACACCACGGTGCGCAACGTCGAGATCGGCGACGACGCCTCGGTGGTGCGCACGCACGGCTCGGACTCCGTCGTCGGGCCCCGCGCCAGCGTCGGTCCGTTCGCCTACCTGCGCCCGGGCACGGTCATCGACGAGGGCGGCAAGGTGGGCACGTTCGTCGAGGTCAAGAACAGCCACATCGGCGCCGGCGCGAAGGTGCCGCACCTGTCCTACGTCGGCGACGCCGAGGTGGGGGAGGGCAGCAACCTCGGTGCCGGGGCGATCACGGCGAACTACGACGGGGTGAACAAGCACCGGACCACCATCGGTGCCCACGTGAAGACCGGCTGCCACAACGTGTTCGTGGCGCCCGTCGAGCTCGGTGACGGAGCGCACACCGGCGCGGGAACGGTCGTGCGCGAGGACGTGGCGCCGGGGGCGCTGGCCGTCCCCGCCGCTGGACAGAGGACAATCGAGGGGTGGGTCGCGAGCCGGCGACCGGGTACGCCTTCCGCGCTTGCCGCGGACCAGACCACGCAGGAGACCAGCGGTGGCCACTCACAAGAGCCTCAGTAAGCGCACGCCCACGAGCAACCTCATGTTGTTCTCGGGCCGCGCGCACCCCACGCTGGCGAAGGAGGTCGCCGAGCTGCTCGAGGTCGACTGCGTTCCGACCACGGCCTACGACTTCGCGAACGGCGAGATCTACGTCCGCTTCGAGGAGTCGGTCCGCGGCTGCGACGCCTTCGTGATCCAGAGCCACGCGGCGCCGATCAACGAGTCGATCATGGAGCAGCTCATCATGATCGACGCGCTCAAGCGCGCGTCGGCCAAGCGCATCACCGTGGTGCTGCCGTTCTACGGCTACGCCCGCCAGGACAAGAAGCACCTGGGCCGCGAGCCGATCAGCGCGCGCCTCATGGCCGACCTCTTCCTGGCCGCCGGCGCCGACCGCCTCATGACGGTCGACCTGCACACGGCGCAGATCCAGGGCTTCTTCGACGGCCCGGTCGACCACCTGCTGGCCATGCCGATCCTGACCCGTCAGGTCCGCAAGCGCTACGGCAAGAAGCCGCTCGCCGTCGTGTCGCCGGACGCCGGTCGCATCAAGGTGGCCGAGCAGTGGGCGCGCCAGTTCGACAACGCGCCGCTGGCCTTCATCCACAAGACCCGCGACGTCTCCAAGGCGAACGTCACCAAGGCCAACCGCGTCGTGGGCGAGGTCGCCGGCCGCACGTGCATCCTGGTCGACGACCTCATCGACACCGGCGGCACGATCTGCCAGGCCGCCGAGGCGCTCATGAACGACGGGGCGGCCGAGGTCGTCATCGCGGCCACGCACGCCGTGTTCTCGGGCGAGGCGATCGACAAGCTCAAGAACTCCGTCGCCACCGAGGTCATCGTCACCAACACGCTGCCGCTCGCCGACGAGCACCGCTTCGACAAGCTCACCGTCCTGTCGATCGCGCCGCTGCTCGCGCAGGCCGTCTCGGCCGTGTTCGAGGACGGTTCTGTCACCAGCCTGTTCTCGGAGTGAGGACGCCGTGACCACGGGGCAGGTGCTGCGCGCCGCCGTGCAGCTGGGCCTGCTCTACGCCGCGATCGGCGTCCTCGCCACGCTGCTGCTGGCGCTCGTGGGCGGCGGTCTCGGCGGGTCCCTGCTGCTGCCGCTGGTGGTGCTGGCCGTCGCGCTGTTCGTCGCCGCCGCCTTCATCGTGGTGCTCGCCCGGCTGGCCGCCGGCTGGCTGCAGGGACGCGTCCGCGATCCCGTCGCCGGCGCGATCATGATCGCCTCCGCGGTCGTGCTGCTCAGCGGAGCGCTCACCGTGCAGTCGCTCGGCGTCCTCGCGCTGGCCGTCTCCGCCCTGATGGCGCTGGCCACGCATCTCGTGCTGACCCGCCGCTGGGCCTGATCCCGGGTCCGCAGCCGATTTCGGCTCCCGCGCGAGGGTGCGTTAGACTCGTGGGGTTGCCTCGGCGAGGGTCCACCTGACCGTGATCGACAGGGCGCTCCACAGGAGTGCTGTGTCGAGCGCCGAGACCAAAGACTTCAGACTGAACCCCCTCCCAAGGAGAGAATCCCCGTGGCCGAGATCAAGCTTTCCGCCGAGCAGCGCACCGAGTTCGGCAAGGGTGCCGCCCGCCGCATCCGTCGCGAGAACAAGGTTCCCGCCGTCCTCTACGGACACGGCTCCGACCCCATCCACGTCACGCTGCCCGGCCACGACACGATGCTGGCGCTCAAGACCGCTAACGCGCTGCTCGCGATCGACCTGGGCTCGGACAACCACCTGGCCATCCCGAAGCAGGTCCAGCGCGACCCGCTCAAGGGCTTCATCGAGCACGTCGACCTGCTGATCGTCAAGAAGGGCGAGAAGGTCACCGTCGACGTCGCGATCACCGTCGTCGGCGAGCCCGAGCCGGGCGTGCTGCTCGTCACCGAGAACACCACCGTCTCCCTCGAGGTCGAGGCCACGCACATCCCCACCGACATCGAGGTGCCCGTCGCCGGCCTCGAGGTCGGCGCCCAGGTGCTCGCCTCCGACCTCGCCCTGCCCGAGGGCGCGTCCCTCGCGGTCGAGGAGGACCTGCTGATCCTCAACCTGACCCACGCGCCCACCGCGGCCGAGGTCGACGCCGAGCTCGAGAGCGCCGAGGCCGATGCCGGCATCGAGCACGACCAGCCCGAGACGCCCACCGAGGGCGCGCCCGAGCCGGAGTCCTCCGAGGGCTGATGACCTGGCTGGTCATCGGGCTGGGCAACCCCGGCCCGTCCTATGCCGCCACCCGGCACAACGTCGGGTACCACGTGACCGATGAGCTGGCCGCCCGCATGGGCGGCCGGTTCTCGTCTCTGAAGGCGGCCCGCGCCGACATCGTCTCCGGACTGCTCGCCGGCGAGCGCACGGTCCTGGGCCGGTCGCGTGCCTACATGAACGAGAGCGGCGGCGCCGTCTCGTCACTGATGAAGTACTACGACGTCACGCCCGAGCGCCTCATCGTCATCCACGACGAGCTGGACCTCCCACTCGGCTCGCTGCGCTGCAAGTCCGGCGGCGGCGACAACGGGCACAACGGCCTCAAGTCGATCCGCCAGTCGATCGGCACGGGCGACTTCCTGCGCGTCCGGTTCGGGATCGGCCGCCCGCCGGGACAGCAGCCGGTGCACGACTTCGTGCTGAAGCCGTTCGCCAAGACCGAGCGCACCGAGGCCGACATCGTCACGCAGGAGGCCGCCGACGCGGTCGAGAGCCTGATCTCGGTGGGCCTGGAGAAGACGCAGAGCGCCTTCAACTCCTGAGCGCGATGCGTCAGAGGCGCTTGAGCTGGACGAGCTCGCCCTCGGCGAAGACGCCGACGTAGCGCGTCGCGACACCGCAGGCCGCGAACTCGCGCTCCTGGATCGAGCGCACGCCCTTCGTCGCGAGACGGCGCAGCGGCGCCAGCTCGGCGTTCGCTTGGGCCATCACGTTCGGGTCGCCGGCGTACAGCTGGGAGAGGCGCGCCGAGTGCTGGAGCACCTGCGACACGTCGACCCGCTCGAGGACGCCCGGCGAGCGCATGAGCCGCTGGGCCTGCGCCAGGGTGGTGCCCCTCACGGAGGGGGAGTACGCCGCGTCGACCTTGAGGGCGCGCACGTCGGGTGACGTCGCGCAGGCGTTCTGGCGCACGACGAGCCGCAGGGAGCGGCGGGTGGTGCTGGTGCGGCCCCTGGTCTTCGACTTGACCTTGACGACGAGGCGGTAGGTGCCGGGGCGCAGGCTCACGGCCCGGCGGTTCGCCTGGCGCAGCTTGCCGGAGCGGTAGACGGTGATTCGCTTGGAGACGACCTTGACGCCGGAGCCCTTCTTCACCAGCGGGGTGACGCGGACCGACCCCGACCAGCCCACCACGCGCTGGGTGGGGTTGGTGATCTTGACCTTGCCCTTCGGCATCTTCGTCGCGGCGCTGACGGTTCGCGGGGCCGGGGAGCTGGCCTTGGCGGACGTGATCGCACCGGCCACGAGCACGGCGGTCGCGATCGTCGCCACGAGCGATCCCAGCGCCCACGTCTTGGTGTTCACCCCTGAAGTATGGGGCACATGTGACTCGCGTGACCACTGATATGCCAGATACGCATTGTTACTCGTGGTAAAGCAGCGTTTCGAAGGCGTATCACCGCCGGCCCCGGAGCGCTCATGGGCAGCAAGGTCGGTTCGCCGGGAACAAGGTTTCGAACCACATCCGTCGCACTGGTCACAACATTGTCCAAGCGGCCAAAACGCAGTCGTTCCAGTCGTTAGGCTCCCAGTCACGGGGGTGCTCGCGGTCGGTCACGTTCACGGCGCGCCGCGTGGCAACGGTGAAGATTCGGGTCTCATGCGTCGCACAGGGCGGGAGTTGCAGAGGCCATCGGTGAAGGACGGCACGATGCTCCATCTCAACCCTCCCGGGCGACGCACGGCTGCCATCGCAGCCGCGCTGGTCGTCCTGACGGCGGCGCTCCAGGGCCCCGCCGCGGCGGAGACGGAGGGCACGGCGTCCACCTCGGCACCGACCTCCGCGCCCACCAGCACGCCGACCTCGGCGGCTCCCACCACGGCCCCGACCCCCG from Aeromicrobium phoceense encodes:
- a CDS encoding 50S ribosomal protein L25/general stress protein Ctc; this encodes MAEIKLSAEQRTEFGKGAARRIRRENKVPAVLYGHGSDPIHVTLPGHDTMLALKTANALLAIDLGSDNHLAIPKQVQRDPLKGFIEHVDLLIVKKGEKVTVDVAITVVGEPEPGVLLVTENTTVSLEVEATHIPTDIEVPVAGLEVGAQVLASDLALPEGASLAVEEDLLILNLTHAPTAAEVDAELESAEADAGIEHDQPETPTEGAPEPESSEG
- a CDS encoding ArsR/SmtB family transcription factor, which encodes MNAATNRSDDDLVFKALANPVRRRMLDALREEPLTTGALCAAFDDLDRTTVLQHLRVLERAELVTGRKIGRERHLSLAPLPIKRIHDRWISDYARAAVDLLGRLDDD
- a CDS encoding ribose-phosphate diphosphokinase; amino-acid sequence: MLFSGRAHPTLAKEVAELLEVDCVPTTAYDFANGEIYVRFEESVRGCDAFVIQSHAAPINESIMEQLIMIDALKRASAKRITVVLPFYGYARQDKKHLGREPISARLMADLFLAAGADRLMTVDLHTAQIQGFFDGPVDHLLAMPILTRQVRKRYGKKPLAVVSPDAGRIKVAEQWARQFDNAPLAFIHKTRDVSKANVTKANRVVGEVAGRTCILVDDLIDTGGTICQAAEALMNDGAAEVVIAATHAVFSGEAIDKLKNSVATEVIVTNTLPLADEHRFDKLTVLSIAPLLAQAVSAVFEDGSVTSLFSE
- a CDS encoding MarR family winged helix-turn-helix transcriptional regulator; the encoded protein is MDEVDEIVAAWRRERPDVEVSPLEVFSRLMRLAKHLERLRKQAFTTHELDVWEWDVLSALRRSGEPYELSPGHLVAATMVTSGTMTNRVDRLVQRGLVQRRPAPSDRRGVLVRLTPEGRRRVDGALDTLLALETTILADLPESERDHVADALRTLTAHFNG
- a CDS encoding ABC-F family ATP-binding cassette domain-containing protein, which codes for MPPLVVGERIAQSFPSGTVLSDVTIGVGDGDRIGVVGRNGDGKSTLLRILAKRLEPDSGRVTWRRDLRVGVVEQDDVLDPSLTAIGSVVGDRPEHEWASDPAVRDVLAGLMGDVDHHAEVGTLSGGQRRRVALARTLVRRWDLLVLDEPTNHLDLEGVTWLADHVRRRTEALLVVTHDRWFLDEVCTLTWEVHDARVDAYEGGYAAYVLQRVERDRQAAASEERRQNLMRKELAWLRRGAPARTSKPKFRIDAANELIEREPPVRDSVSLAKLATARLGKDVVDILDVSVSYDDRPVLRDVEWRIGPGDRVGILGPNGAGKSTLLGLVTGEVTATSGRVKRGKTVKIAALTQHLADLDAVADDRVSEVVGRRRTSYETEGKEMTPGQLLERLGFTSAQLSTPVRDLSGGQKRRLQLMLILLDEPNVLILDEPTNDMDTDMLAAIEDLLDTWPGTLLVVSHDRYLLERVTDHQFAVLDSHLRHLPGGVDEYLRLRAAQPVAASGAPAKPAAPASSSQRGGQNERQLKKDVARMERQIERLTERIADLDRAMVDASTQPSRLMELDAERRPLAEELEATEEAWLEASAELES
- the glmU gene encoding bifunctional UDP-N-acetylglucosamine diphosphorylase/glucosamine-1-phosphate N-acetyltransferase GlmU, whose translation is MSEQVTAIVLAAGAGTRMKSRRAKVLHEIAGRPMLGHALDAVRAAGVDRVITVVGHDREQVEAAVAALDPSATIAVQVEQRGTGDAVRVALDAAGADAATYLVTYADVPLLSAETLRALVDEHRENGRAVTILTSEPEDPTGYGRILRDGTGAVVAIREHKDATDDERATREVNSGILVVDGPFLDRAVRALSTDNAQAELYLTDIVGQAVTEGLPVGAHVLEDVWQTEGVNDRRQLVRLGRELNTRIVNHWLAEGVTILDPGTTWIDTGVTIGRDTTILPGTQLLGATTIGEGVTIGPDTTVRNVEIGDDASVVRTHGSDSVVGPRASVGPFAYLRPGTVIDEGGKVGTFVEVKNSHIGAGAKVPHLSYVGDAEVGEGSNLGAGAITANYDGVNKHRTTIGAHVKTGCHNVFVAPVELGDGAHTGAGTVVREDVAPGALAVPAAGQRTIEGWVASRRPGTPSALAADQTTQETSGGHSQEPQ
- the pth gene encoding aminoacyl-tRNA hydrolase; this translates as MTWLVIGLGNPGPSYAATRHNVGYHVTDELAARMGGRFSSLKAARADIVSGLLAGERTVLGRSRAYMNESGGAVSSLMKYYDVTPERLIVIHDELDLPLGSLRCKSGGGDNGHNGLKSIRQSIGTGDFLRVRFGIGRPPGQQPVHDFVLKPFAKTERTEADIVTQEAADAVESLISVGLEKTQSAFNS
- a CDS encoding 4-(cytidine 5'-diphospho)-2-C-methyl-D-erythritol kinase; this encodes MGTPVRLVPVVTRVTVRVPAKINLCLGVGRVRPDGFHPLATVYQAVDLHDELRITAREDGELSVAVHTEFDLPEGMSVPEGPDNIAVRAAQLLRERLGDPDLGADIAIRKVIPVAGGMAGGSADAAAALVGCNELWGGGLGRADLEPLAAELGSDVPFLLHGGNAIGGGRGETVSPVLARGGYHWVFATSSEGLSTAAVYAEFDRLNPGAPEVPEVPDELINALRAGDAHALGRALSNDLTDASLSLRPELADTLEVGLEAGALGAVISGSGPTTAFLAASEEHALDLAMALASTGSAADVIQSRGPVSGARLV
- a CDS encoding SRPBCC domain-containing protein, coding for MSPSTRLDTLSFTISGRIARPCVEVYEAIVDPDQLSRYFTTGGARGRLEPGAEVTWDFHDYPGRFPVTVVEADPPRRLVIEWEGNATTSETGTTRTTFELEPVEGDEGRTLVTISEQSWTVTPEGATNAFGNCEGWTGMLAALKVWVEHGINLREGFYR